The following are from one region of the Rosistilla carotiformis genome:
- the rpmA gene encoding 50S ribosomal protein L27, with translation MAHKKGQGSSRNGRDSNAQRRGVKKFGGEKVTPGNIIIRQVGTKVHPGRGVGMGNDYTLFALIDGVIKFDREGRRVNVVDAA, from the coding sequence ATGGCGCATAAAAAGGGACAAGGCTCCAGCCGTAACGGTCGCGATAGCAACGCACAACGTCGCGGAGTCAAGAAGTTTGGTGGTGAAAAGGTCACTCCTGGCAACATCATCATCCGTCAAGTTGGCACCAAGGTGCATCCAGGACGTGGCGTTGGCATGGGCAACGACTACACGCTGTTTGCGTTGATCGACGGCGTGATCAAATTCGACCGTGAAGGTCGCCGTGTCAACGTTGTTGACGCTGCCTAG
- the obgE gene encoding GTPase ObgE, with amino-acid sequence MFVDRVEIEVTGGKGGDGCMSFRKEKFVPRGGPDGGDGGGGGSVILVARDGVNSLNDFAGRKFWKAERGYHGSGAKRTGRHGDDLVLYVPPGTTVIDAQQGFVIKDMINIDDTVVVARGGRAGKGNTAFKTATNQAPRERSLGEPGEVRNLILELKSIADVGLIGMPNAGKSTLLSRLSHARPEIANYPFTTKHPNLGQVKVDRDRSFILADIPGLIEGAHEGVGLGHEFLRHVERAGILVHLVEPEPADATDPIENYKSIRHELTEYTSQLSERPEIVAVTKCELPSADEVCQRMAEVVDQRIHRISAMTGEGLKDLLEAIVAELLKRPTEPVSGVAPTADESPKPKRLPPHLAGPTSKLSNEVQAQDYVHEEESP; translated from the coding sequence ATGTTCGTTGATCGCGTTGAAATCGAAGTAACCGGCGGCAAAGGCGGCGATGGTTGCATGAGCTTCCGCAAAGAGAAGTTCGTCCCCCGCGGCGGTCCCGACGGTGGGGATGGTGGCGGTGGCGGCAGCGTGATCCTGGTCGCACGCGACGGCGTGAACAGCCTGAACGATTTCGCGGGCCGCAAGTTCTGGAAAGCCGAACGCGGATACCATGGCTCCGGTGCCAAGCGAACGGGCCGACATGGTGATGATCTGGTCCTGTACGTGCCTCCAGGCACGACGGTCATCGATGCCCAGCAGGGCTTTGTCATTAAGGACATGATCAACATCGACGACACCGTTGTGGTGGCGCGAGGCGGTCGAGCCGGAAAGGGAAACACGGCGTTTAAGACGGCCACCAACCAAGCGCCGCGTGAGCGTTCGTTGGGGGAACCGGGGGAGGTGCGCAATCTGATCCTGGAACTGAAATCGATCGCCGACGTCGGTTTGATCGGTATGCCCAACGCCGGAAAAAGCACGCTGTTGAGTCGGTTGAGCCATGCACGGCCAGAGATCGCCAATTATCCGTTCACGACGAAACATCCTAATCTTGGGCAGGTGAAAGTCGATCGCGATCGATCGTTTATCCTGGCAGATATCCCCGGTTTGATCGAAGGGGCTCACGAGGGAGTTGGTCTGGGGCACGAGTTCTTGCGGCACGTTGAACGGGCCGGAATTCTTGTCCATCTGGTCGAGCCCGAACCGGCCGACGCGACCGATCCGATCGAGAATTACAAGTCGATCCGCCACGAACTGACCGAATACACGAGCCAGTTGAGCGAGCGTCCGGAGATCGTCGCCGTCACCAAATGTGAACTCCCATCGGCCGATGAGGTCTGCCAACGGATGGCCGAGGTCGTCGACCAACGCATCCATCGCATCAGCGCGATGACGGGCGAGGGGCTCAAAGATCTGTTGGAAGCGATTGTCGCCGAACTTCTCAAGCGTCCGACCGAACCGGTTTCCGGTGTCGCGCCGACGGCCGACGAAAGCCCCAAACCGAAACGTCTTCCACCGCACTTGGCGGGGCCAACG